The nucleotide sequence AGGATTGGGGGCCGATGTAAGGTTGCAATACATAGCTCAATCCCGCTTCGGCACACTCGCCCGCCAGTTTCTCCAGATCTTTGGATGTATCGGCATGGGTGCTGACCATTTTCATACCTAGCCCGTCCACGTAGGCTTTGAAGTCCTTGGGAGTCATACTCCAGAACACCCCCTGATCGCCCTGGTACCCCTCGATTTCCTGGTATCCCAGATCAGCGATTTGCTTTAGTACTCCTTTGGGGTCCTTGCCTATAATATCGCGGGCGCTGTAAAGCTGCACTCCAAAGGTCGAAATTTTGCGTTCAGACCCGCTTCCGGCCACCGCTGTACTGTCGGCGGCCGAATCGCTGCTGGTGTTGGTCGAACAGGAAATCAGGGGAAGAGCGGCAGCTCCCAGGGTAGCAAATCCGGCACTTTTGAGAAATAAACGTCGATTGTAATGCATGGTAGGGTAAGCTTTGGGTTAAAAAATGCGTAAAATTGCAGCAATAATACAACATAAGAATCCGATTAGTACTATTTATTCTATCCTTTATACCGAGCTTTGAAAAACGCACCCGTATCTCCACTTCCCCGACTCATTCTGCAAAAAGGCCGCGAAGACGCAATTCGACGCCAGCATCCCTGGGTATTTTCCGGTGCCATAGCCCGTCAGGAAGGTGAAGTTGAAGACGGTGATCTAGTGGAGGTGGTCAGCAGTCGGGGCGAATTCCTGGCCTGCGGCCACTACCATGATGGCAGCATCAAGGTACGTATCCTGACGTATGAGAATGAGGCGATTGATGAACATTTTTGGGTGGAAAAATTGCAAAATGCCTTTGCAGTACGTACCGATTTGTTGCTATCCAACACCAATTGCTACCGCCTCGTCCACGGCGAAGGCGACGGACTGCCGGGACTTATCGTCGACCTTTACAATGGCGTGGCGGTGGTTCAGGCGCATACGATCGGAATGCACCGAAGTCTGCCTTCACTGGTAAACGCCCTGCGGATCGTGCTGGGTACTAATCTAAAGGCCGTTTTCAGCAAAAGCCGCGATACCCTGCCGGGGCAGTATGCTTCCGAGTTTCCGAACGAGTATATTTTTGAAAGGGTACCTTCGCCCCATACGGTGCAGGAGAACGGCTTGCACTTTCTGGTGGACTGGGAGCAGGGACAAAAAACCGGTTTTTTTCTGGATCAACGCGAAAACCGAGCGTTGCTGGCTCACTATTCTCACGAAAAAACCGTCCTGAACGCATTCAGTTATTCCGGAGGGTTTTCGGTATATGCCCTCCACGCGGGAGCGAAATCGGTGGTATCCGTGGATGTGTCGGGTAAAGCCACTGCTCTTTGCGACGCGAATATCGCACTAAATCATTTTCAGGACCGGCACCAATCCGTAACGGAAGATGTGATGAAGTGGCTTAAAAACTCCGATGAGCAATTTGACATCGTAGTACTTGATCCACCCGCGTTTGCCAAGAGTCTGTCCGCCCGGCACCGGGCGGTTCAGGGCTACAAACGGTTGAATATCGAGGGAATTCAGAAAGTAAAGCCGGGTGGATTGTTATTCACGTTTTCCTGCTCGCAGGTGGTGGATCGGGAATTGTTCTACAATACCATCGTGGCGGCCTGCATGGAGGTAGGTCGCAAGGCCCGGGTACTCCACCAACTCACGCAGGGTCCCGACCATCCGGTAAATGTTTTTCACCCCGAGGGTAGCTACCTGAAAGGATTGGTTTTGAGGATAGATTGAACTTCGGGATTCTGGATATTTGATACTAAACGCCAGATCAGGCGTATACAAGTTTTTTAATCAAATGGCCAATAGTTCTGATCATAAATCCAGCATCCAAAACCTTATTTTATATGCTTTCTTTCGAAGAGTACCTTGTTCAGAAAAACATCGACCAGGCCCAATTCCAGGCGGCTGAACCAGCCCGGTTTCTGGAATGGGGTACCCTCTTTGCCTCGATTCACCCCGACAGTTTTACGGCTCAAAAGAAATTTCTGATCAATGACGTGCGCCGGAGGTACCTTTTGAATGATCCTAATGCCCCGAAAACCAGCTAAATCTAGAACCTACCGGGCACAAATCCCCCGAAAATCGCAGTATTCACATAGTTTAATATCCCGGGTCTGCGTGAAGGGTAAGTCGGGATTCAACAAATCCGTAATCATTTGCCGCAGCAGGGTTTCCGATTCTTCAATAAAAGCCTGAGGATCGTCCGTATCCGTAATTTCCAGCTGATTTTCGAACATCTTGGTTGGTTCGCGAAACGAGTAAAAACCCGATTGCACCCGGCTATCCGGCAGGCGGTAGGTTTCTTCGCCGAGTGATAAACCCTCCGGATTAGCTACATTTTTATACACCAAATATTTATAAAACCACAGCTGCCGGGCGTAGCCTGCCTTCAATTCAGCGGAGGTGAGCAACTTTTCCTTTCGGTCCTGTAGGGTACTCCGGGTTTCCTGATTGAGTTCCACACTACCTGTCTTGTAGTCCATCACAAACAACTTGTTGGCCTCGTCTTTCTCCACCCGGTCAATCTTCCCACCCAGCTTAACCATTAATGATCGCTCATTTATATTCAGGCTAAGCTCCGTAGAAAGTTTTTGTTCGGCCGCCACGATCTTCCGCCGCTTTTGGCCCTGCATTTGGTGGGCCAGAAAAGCCAGGATCTGTTGTTCGCCAATCTGATAATAAATTCTATTAAGGCCCATCTCGGTCACGTACCCCTGGAACTGCTCCTGAAATTCAGTCGTCAACACCGCCTTGATCTGCTCCTCGCTCGGATCATTCCCCAGCAGGAAATAATCCTGATCCAGCTTTTCGAGCGAGGCGTGCAGCCAGGTACCTATCTTGTCCATGCCCAATTCTTCCTCGATCTCCTCTTTGCTCTGCACCCCCACCAGACGGCTGAGGTAGAATTTCATCGAACAACGCACCAGATCGTTCAGGTGCGTGGGGTACAGGCCCGTTTCGGTGAGGTAGGTGCGGATATTTTCCAGTATAGCCGCGTCCTTAGGTACCTCCTGCGTGAGCGTTTCGGTAGTCATTTGGGGAAACTCCACCATCTTGTTTTCCAACTGGATGGCGGGATTGTACTGCACCAATTCGTATTCGAGCTGTTGGATAAACCGGCTTTTTTCGCCGCCGCCCAGTGCATCGGTAGTACTTACGTACATGAGATGTACCTCTTTCGCGCGTTGCAGCAGACGGTAAAAATGGTAGGACATGACGGCTTCCTGATGCAGATGCGTGGGCAGGCCCGCTTCCTGAGCAATGTCGAATGGAATCAGCGAATTCTGGCGCTTAGCCTGGGGCAAGGTACCCTCGTTGAGCGAAAGAATGATGACCCGTTCAAAATCCAGCGCCCGGGTTTCCAGCATCCCCAGAATCTGCAATGAACTCACGGGCTCGCCGCTAAACGGAATACGGGTATTGCGGATCAGATCGTACAGAAAAGCCCGCAATGTGTACAAACCCAGGGGTTCGGGGCGGTGGGCGATCGTCTGTTCAAACTGTTTGAGCAGAGTATAAAAAAGGTAGAGGTACTCTGTTTCCAGCGCATTCTTATACTCCTTGTATACCTCCCGCAACAGATCGATCAGGTCGTAGAATGACTGGATGATTTGATTGGAATTGTCTTTTTCCCAACGGGTGAAGAGCGTTTTGAATAGCGGGTGATGATCACTGATCGCCATGAAATCGGCGGTACTGAGAAACACCTGGTTGTTCTGGTTGATCTCCCGCAGCACTTTTTGAATGATCGTCGGTTCCGTCGCGTCCGGCTTCCTAAGCACGATTTGTTCGTAGTGCCGAATGAAGGGATGATTGAGTACCTTACTAACCGATTTGTGATTGAATTTCGGAATTTTAATCGTCTTGCCTTCCTTCGACCGAAACTCGGCTACATTCTGCTGCAACTCAAAAATACTATCGATGAGCGTGTACAACATGGAGTTACGCAGCGACAGTCCCATCGTGATATTGAAATCCTCGATGCTCTCATCCAGCGAATATAGCATCGGGAGCAGCAGGTTTTCATCAGCCAGCACTATGGCGGTCGGGATGGGGTTTTCGGGGTCGTCATCCCGCAGCATTTCGGCGTAGAGCCCTCCCGCTACTTTGGTTTGGAGGGTAGCATTGGGTACCCCGTACACCGTAATTTTTTTGGAACTGCTGAGCAGGTAATCGTGCGTCCACTGCCAGGGACCGAAGGCGACCGAATGTTGATACGAACGCAGACTGATGCCAGCTTCCACGTCGGCATTCTCCGACATATAGTACCGGTCCGCATCCCAGAGTACCTCTGCCTTCCCTGATTTGCGCAGCTTCTGGATAATGACTTTTTCCGCTTCCGTAAAAGCGTTAAAGCCCACAAAATAGACTTTTTCGTGTGGCATCTGATCCAGCAGCAGCGTTTCTACATGCTCGGCTACGTGGCGGTAGGCCATGCCCCGGTAGGCCATATCCCGCGCCAGCAATCGGTCCCGGAAGGCTTGGTACACCTGCTTGATGTTTTCGAAAAGACTGAAATAATGCCGGGTACCCGAGGAATCATGCAGCGTGCGTCCTTCGGGCAGGTTGGCTTCCCAGCGCTCCACGGCTTTGGCTTCGCTGAGATAGTCGAACAAGTACTCGGTCTTGACCAAGTACTGATCGATGCGGTCCAGATCGCTCAGCAGCACCGAGGCCCAACCCATGAATCGGTCGAACTGAATAGTGGGATCAATTTCTTTGAACGTTTCGAAAAGTTCAAACAGCAGGCTCACCGAATCGGCCACTTTGAGGGTACTGATGTTTTCCACGAAATCCTCAATCGCCTCAACCTGCGGACTTATGATGGGGCGGTCGGTGGCCAGGGCGAGCTCCTGCTTCACAAAGAATGCCGCCCGCCGCGTAGGTACCACGATGGCCACCGGTTCCAGACCAGAGGGATGCTTGCTAAGAATATATTCGGCGACTTCGCGGAGGAAGGTTTTCATTTCCATACTTGTACTACTAATATTAACCGCCAGGATGCGGAGGGGGTACCTTCAGTGCATCCGGTCGGGGCGAACGTCCAGCGTGCGCATGATTTCCGCTTCAGCGGCGAGTAATTCTTTCCAGCGTTGACGAACCTGATCTTTGGGTAGGTACGTCTCGGCCAATTCGATAAAACAGCGGTAGTGCCCGGCTTCGGACACCATCAGTTCGTGATAAAATTTTTTCAGCCCTTCGTCAGCCAATTGTTCGGAAAGGAGCTTGAACCGCTCACAACTCCGGGCTTCAATCAATGCACACACCAGCAGCCGATCCAGGAAAACATCGTCACCATTGCCTTTCTTGTGTAATACCTCCTGAAGCCGACGCACATATTCGTCCTTCCGCTGGTGACCCAGAGGTACCTTACGCTTTTTCAGCTCTTTCAGTACCCGTTGAAAATGTCCCCATTCCTCACTCACAATCGGTGTTAACATTTCCACCAGTTTGGCGCGGCCGGGGAAATGGACGATCAGGGAAATGCAAGCCGAAGCCGCTTTCTGTTCACAGTAGGCATGGTCGACCAGAATTTTGCCAATGTTCATTTCCGCCACATTGACCCAGCGCGGGTCGGTGGGAAGTTGAAGGCCGAGGGTAGTTAAGGACGTAGGCACGTTGACAGTTGAATAAAATATATCTTATTTTAAATCAATAGCTTATCCAATATTATTTTTACTGGGTAATACTATTTACACGAAATCTTGTACCCTTAATCGAACAAAGGCCAGTAGACTCCAAAACTGAATGTGCGCTGCATACCTAGGTACCGGGGAGTCACGTAATAGCCAGGTACCCCCAGTCCTTCGTTGATGTGTGACATTTTGAGCAGCAGACGCACCCGCTTAACCCGGAGGCTCGCAAAGGCATCGGCCACCAGATAGCGATCGACCAGAAAGTCATTCTGTAGGTAAAACTGCTGCGTCAGGGGCATGTAGGCATCCGCCAGGTACGACGAGCGATAATGCGCCGCTAGTCCTAATTGCACATAAAGGGCCTTGGCGTACACAAAGTCGTAGGTAACCTCGGCTGATACGAAAAGGGAAGGAATCCTAAGTACCCGACTGTTGGAATTGATGGTATAGTAGCCCTGTCCCCGAAAAGCAAATTTTTCGCCCTGCCAGTTCAGGGTGGTACCCAACCTGAGCAAACTGAACGAGCCGCTCAACTGGCGGGCCACAGCCGCCGTATCATAATAGACATAATTGCTAACCAGATGGTACTGTACTTCGGGAATTACTTCCAGCCCCTTGACTTTGACAGGAATAGATCCAAAAATGGTATTGGCGCCGGTGAGTTTGAAATTATTATCCCAGACGAGGTGATTGCTGATGTAGCGTTGCATCAATAAATCTGGCGTCCAGAATGACGTCTGGTACCCTGCCTTGAACCAGCGGGTCGACAGTTCACCCCGCAACAGAAAATCCTTGCCCAGTAAATGTTCGCCTTCGGCGATAAGATGCTGGGACGAATCCTTGAGGTAGTAGCTCAGCCACACCCCCACGATATTATCGAAGCGGGCGTTTTTATACCTGTTCGTTGTCGTAGAATCCGTCAGATTATACTCGCCCCGCACGCTGTAAATCCGGGGTCGGTAGTAGGCCCGGTAATTAAAACCCGAAAAGGTACCTTTGATGCCGAGCTTCGTGTCGAACAGCCGATAGAATATAGCCTGACGGGTGAAGGAAGTATCGAGCCGGGTGGGAGGATATACGCCATTGTCCACACCCACTTGCGGGTCTGCAT is from Salmonirosea aquatica and encodes:
- a CDS encoding PD-(D/E)XK nuclease family protein, which translates into the protein MKTFLREVAEYILSKHPSGLEPVAIVVPTRRAAFFVKQELALATDRPIISPQVEAIEDFVENISTLKVADSVSLLFELFETFKEIDPTIQFDRFMGWASVLLSDLDRIDQYLVKTEYLFDYLSEAKAVERWEANLPEGRTLHDSSGTRHYFSLFENIKQVYQAFRDRLLARDMAYRGMAYRHVAEHVETLLLDQMPHEKVYFVGFNAFTEAEKVIIQKLRKSGKAEVLWDADRYYMSENADVEAGISLRSYQHSVAFGPWQWTHDYLLSSSKKITVYGVPNATLQTKVAGGLYAEMLRDDDPENPIPTAIVLADENLLLPMLYSLDESIEDFNITMGLSLRNSMLYTLIDSIFELQQNVAEFRSKEGKTIKIPKFNHKSVSKVLNHPFIRHYEQIVLRKPDATEPTIIQKVLREINQNNQVFLSTADFMAISDHHPLFKTLFTRWEKDNSNQIIQSFYDLIDLLREVYKEYKNALETEYLYLFYTLLKQFEQTIAHRPEPLGLYTLRAFLYDLIRNTRIPFSGEPVSSLQILGMLETRALDFERVIILSLNEGTLPQAKRQNSLIPFDIAQEAGLPTHLHQEAVMSYHFYRLLQRAKEVHLMYVSTTDALGGGEKSRFIQQLEYELVQYNPAIQLENKMVEFPQMTTETLTQEVPKDAAILENIRTYLTETGLYPTHLNDLVRCSMKFYLSRLVGVQSKEEIEEELGMDKIGTWLHASLEKLDQDYFLLGNDPSEEQIKAVLTTEFQEQFQGYVTEMGLNRIYYQIGEQQILAFLAHQMQGQKRRKIVAAEQKLSTELSLNINERSLMVKLGGKIDRVEKDEANKLFVMDYKTGSVELNQETRSTLQDRKEKLLTSAELKAGYARQLWFYKYLVYKNVANPEGLSLGEETYRLPDSRVQSGFYSFREPTKMFENQLEITDTDDPQAFIEESETLLRQMITDLLNPDLPFTQTRDIKLCEYCDFRGICAR
- a CDS encoding putative porin, which translates into the protein MNDNTFLRPIIDTRIHGLKTKSSVRRSCWLLMTLLGMLLLAFTPAGAQIRPGGITLPQGIPTQGGGGAAQQGGAVLDDSTQNLYGPNTALHFFEEDVLNNRDSARYRLDTTLTGIHRWSYVSRSWNHLVDLGNLGTATRPTFYQPHQQVGAQLGFRAFDPYAIQENEVKYYDTRSPLTEMTFISGGQGQNILRFGFNQNITPRLNLGFRVQRFTSNKLYGTFSTLKKEANLVQNWNFLFQGSYTSKNKKYTALAHYRHLNHSVKEQGGLLNVLDTADVGGKLYVYDGVARLSDKTRSWERRHVYHLYQQYRLANGFQLFQQGDMSFVKDRYEDADPQVGVDNGVYPPTRLDTSFTRQAIFYRLFDTKLGIKGTFSGFNYRAYYRPRIYSVRGEYNLTDSTTTNRYKNARFDNIVGVWLSYYLKDSSQHLIAEGEHLLGKDFLLRGELSTRWFKAGYQTSFWTPDLLMQRYISNHLVWDNNFKLTGANTIFGSIPVKVKGLEVIPEVQYHLVSNYVYYDTAAVARQLSGSFSLLRLGTTLNWQGEKFAFRGQGYYTINSNSRVLRIPSLFVSAEVTYDFVYAKALYVQLGLAAHYRSSYLADAYMPLTQQFYLQNDFLVDRYLVADAFASLRVKRVRLLLKMSHINEGLGVPGYYVTPRYLGMQRTFSFGVYWPLFD
- a CDS encoding tRNA-(ms[2]io[6]A)-hydroxylase; amino-acid sequence: MPTSLTTLGLQLPTDPRWVNVAEMNIGKILVDHAYCEQKAASACISLIVHFPGRAKLVEMLTPIVSEEWGHFQRVLKELKKRKVPLGHQRKDEYVRRLQEVLHKKGNGDDVFLDRLLVCALIEARSCERFKLLSEQLADEGLKKFYHELMVSEAGHYRCFIELAETYLPKDQVRQRWKELLAAEAEIMRTLDVRPDRMH
- a CDS encoding class I SAM-dependent rRNA methyltransferase, whose protein sequence is MKNAPVSPLPRLILQKGREDAIRRQHPWVFSGAIARQEGEVEDGDLVEVVSSRGEFLACGHYHDGSIKVRILTYENEAIDEHFWVEKLQNAFAVRTDLLLSNTNCYRLVHGEGDGLPGLIVDLYNGVAVVQAHTIGMHRSLPSLVNALRIVLGTNLKAVFSKSRDTLPGQYASEFPNEYIFERVPSPHTVQENGLHFLVDWEQGQKTGFFLDQRENRALLAHYSHEKTVLNAFSYSGGFSVYALHAGAKSVVSVDVSGKATALCDANIALNHFQDRHQSVTEDVMKWLKNSDEQFDIVVLDPPAFAKSLSARHRAVQGYKRLNIEGIQKVKPGGLLFTFSCSQVVDRELFYNTIVAACMEVGRKARVLHQLTQGPDHPVNVFHPEGSYLKGLVLRID